The Paenibacillus tianjinensis genome has a window encoding:
- a CDS encoding methyl-accepting chemotaxis protein: MKRKRSLRLQSVGVKLFIILFSTILLLSSVLGLTSYYAAKGIITDEVAAASSQAIVQAADKLDFLFAEYEALSRQFAVDQLLKADLEAINDSSIGIVAKVAAEGRIRSKLDAVKGSDERLMSIRLVSRSVAEVESYKTSGVTGIRTDEGILARLKQIDEAKGNPVWFPVRPKGFFDTYMEASLTMGRLLRNMQNTKAEYYMLIEIKSSALTDVLSNLNIGESGEIRILDPAGNIVYGTDNELLGQSSFIKLDAGQAAGVEHSFTAGNEQGESQLVVYQPLATADWTILGYAPVSDFTKSADRLLYITLSVVLAAALIALLIGYVLVRLIGRPLGKLASLMEEGERGNLQVRTNFKGQDEIGRVGHSFNKMMEQISLLAGQSGLSATEVLATSEELVKASGATSSHAREVAAATGEIAEGAASLAAEAESSNRNVELMGGKMNEVAKINSIMDNSAERVIAVSDQGAELMKNLVTQSESTMQMMELIQENSAMLQESTHLIRSILSPMIAVNKQTNILALNASIEAVRAGAAGRGFIVIADEIRGLANQSNESIQSVSRITEEISRHIDNTVKVVSEAGPLFREQITSVRESSVIFESVRGEMEEFLGLISQSSVSVSELNEFQRQLGESMASVISVVQQTSASTQEVASMSSQQFIVSEELVALSAKLEELAENLQQSLVSFQG; encoded by the coding sequence ATGAAACGGAAGCGAAGCTTGCGCTTGCAATCAGTTGGCGTCAAATTGTTCATTATCCTGTTTAGCACCATTCTGTTGTTGTCGTCCGTGCTTGGTTTGACCTCCTATTATGCAGCAAAAGGCATCATCACTGATGAGGTTGCGGCTGCTTCATCACAAGCGATTGTCCAGGCTGCTGATAAACTGGATTTCCTCTTTGCCGAGTATGAAGCGCTCTCTCGGCAATTTGCCGTGGATCAGCTGCTCAAGGCAGATCTGGAGGCGATCAATGATTCCAGTATCGGGATCGTAGCTAAGGTTGCCGCCGAGGGGCGTATCCGCAGTAAGCTGGATGCCGTCAAAGGCAGCGATGAGCGTCTCATGAGCATCCGGCTTGTTTCCCGCAGCGTAGCAGAAGTGGAATCTTATAAAACCTCGGGCGTTACGGGGATCCGCACCGATGAGGGGATCCTGGCGAGACTGAAGCAGATTGACGAGGCCAAAGGCAATCCAGTGTGGTTCCCCGTCCGGCCGAAGGGCTTCTTCGATACATACATGGAAGCTTCTCTCACGATGGGACGGCTTCTGCGTAATATGCAAAATACAAAAGCGGAATATTATATGCTGATTGAAATTAAGAGTAGTGCCTTAACGGATGTGCTGTCTAACCTGAATATTGGGGAATCCGGGGAAATCCGCATTCTTGACCCGGCGGGGAACATTGTCTACGGTACAGATAATGAATTGCTTGGGCAATCTTCATTCATAAAGTTGGATGCCGGACAGGCTGCAGGTGTGGAGCATTCCTTCACCGCAGGCAATGAGCAGGGCGAATCCCAACTGGTTGTATACCAGCCGCTGGCAACGGCGGACTGGACGATTCTTGGTTATGCGCCGGTCAGTGATTTCACCAAATCAGCAGACAGGCTGCTCTACATTACATTATCTGTTGTGCTGGCGGCGGCCTTAATTGCACTGCTGATTGGTTATGTACTTGTTCGCCTGATCGGCCGTCCGTTGGGCAAGCTTGCCAGTCTGATGGAAGAAGGCGAACGGGGCAATCTGCAGGTGCGGACGAATTTTAAAGGCCAGGATGAAATCGGGCGGGTCGGGCACAGCTTCAATAAAATGATGGAGCAGATCTCTCTGCTCGCGGGTCAAAGCGGACTGTCGGCGACGGAAGTGCTTGCAACTTCAGAGGAGCTGGTCAAGGCTTCCGGTGCTACCTCATCCCATGCCAGAGAGGTGGCCGCAGCAACAGGTGAGATTGCCGAAGGGGCAGCGAGTCTGGCGGCTGAAGCGGAGAGCAGCAACCGCAATGTGGAGCTGATGGGCGGCAAAATGAACGAGGTGGCTAAGATTAACTCGATCATGGATAACTCGGCGGAGCGGGTGATAGCTGTAAGTGACCAAGGTGCGGAGCTGATGAAAAATCTTGTCACGCAAAGTGAATCTACAATGCAGATGATGGAGCTGATTCAGGAAAACTCTGCGATGCTCCAGGAGAGCACGCATTTGATCCGCAGTATTCTCAGCCCGATGATTGCCGTCAACAAGCAGACCAATATTCTTGCGCTGAATGCTTCTATAGAAGCCGTCCGTGCCGGGGCAGCCGGCAGGGGGTTCATCGTTATTGCCGATGAGATCAGGGGACTGGCTAACCAGTCCAACGAGTCTATTCAATCCGTTTCCAGAATTACAGAAGAAATTAGCCGCCATATCGATAATACAGTCAAGGTTGTGAGCGAGGCAGGCCCGTTGTTCCGCGAGCAGATTACGTCAGTACGGGAATCTTCAGTGATTTTTGAAAGTGTACGGGGGGAGATGGAAGAGTTCCTTGGGCTGATCAGCCAATCCTCCGTTTCTGTCTCTGAGCTGAATGAGTTCCAGCGCCAGCTTGGTGAATCCATGGCCAGTGTGATTTCGGTAGTGCAGCAGACAAGCGCGTCCACACAGGAGGTGGCTTCGATGTCTTCGCAGCAGTTCATTGTCAGCGAGGAGCTCGTGGCCCTCTCGGCAAAGCTGGAAGAGCTGGCTGAGAATTTGCAGCAATCGCTTGTTTCTTTTCAGGGATAA
- a CDS encoding DUF11 domain-containing protein, whose protein sequence is MTSEPNLQPVVTNQSMVLFSSAEGVDGITFSNTVNTQVVGPVLSLAKIADKTSVSLGETLVYTLLARNSGNVPAQFTAVDYLPEGVSFIANSVIRDGVPLPGVSPADGIPFGIISPQSQVTVAFQVIVVSLPRSLELRNAATGRYSFSTPGGRAVQGEIRSNTVKVSLLSYQLSTLLTASTPTSFIGDTVTYTLLLRNEGTQTLGGISAVIPVPEEAVFIPGSVISGGVYSPEADPSTGIRLGILGIGAAAEISFRVRITTIPPEPVLTTRALVTYNADDHPEVTESNTVTVTIVQAGITASLKVDLYSATPGDNLRYGFTIRNSGNLAVDAVLTDALPADALFIWDSVTLDGVPQKGIRPGEGIPLGTLRAGAAVLVEFHVSIPAATDIRQVPVVQNQGIAQYTFTLPDGRNVRQNARSNNVITLLFAPIITIYMTGEPPIVEPGSFAEFAIHVTNSGNYPADVTVIRIVPQGTIIDPDVVTISAVTVPGTPYSGTVPLGTLEPGQTVHLTYMVKINIDFMGNALQGNSTALYLYTIDGRRYSGEARSNGYRLIIEEISE, encoded by the coding sequence ATGACATCGGAGCCGAATCTGCAACCTGTCGTTACGAATCAATCGATGGTGCTGTTTAGTTCAGCGGAGGGCGTTGACGGCATCACTTTCTCCAACACCGTCAATACCCAGGTTGTAGGTCCCGTTCTCTCCCTGGCCAAAATCGCAGACAAAACCAGTGTTTCCCTCGGGGAAACACTGGTTTATACCCTTTTAGCCAGAAACAGCGGTAATGTCCCCGCGCAGTTTACAGCTGTAGATTATCTTCCCGAAGGTGTATCGTTTATTGCTAACAGTGTCATAAGAGACGGAGTGCCCTTACCCGGTGTATCACCTGCTGACGGAATCCCGTTTGGTATAATTTCACCGCAAAGCCAGGTCACGGTCGCCTTTCAGGTCATCGTTGTTTCACTGCCCCGCTCCCTTGAGCTCCGGAATGCCGCGACGGGAAGATATTCATTCTCCACACCCGGTGGCCGGGCCGTACAGGGTGAAATCCGCTCCAATACAGTTAAGGTTTCCTTGCTGTCCTATCAGCTCTCTACATTGTTGACAGCAAGCACTCCGACCTCATTCATCGGTGACACAGTTACCTATACGCTACTGCTAAGAAACGAGGGGACACAGACACTGGGAGGGATTTCTGCAGTCATTCCAGTTCCGGAGGAGGCTGTATTTATTCCCGGAAGTGTCATTTCAGGCGGTGTATACTCACCCGAAGCAGATCCTTCTACAGGAATCAGGTTAGGGATTCTAGGGATCGGGGCTGCCGCGGAAATATCCTTCCGTGTACGGATCACCACTATACCGCCGGAACCCGTGCTAACCACCCGTGCCCTCGTCACCTATAATGCCGATGATCATCCCGAGGTCACGGAGAGCAACACCGTAACCGTCACTATCGTTCAGGCGGGCATTACTGCCAGCTTAAAGGTTGATCTGTACAGTGCGACTCCGGGGGACAATCTGCGTTATGGATTTACAATCCGGAACAGCGGAAATCTGGCTGTGGATGCAGTGCTTACAGATGCTCTTCCGGCTGATGCGCTTTTCATCTGGGACAGTGTAACCCTTGACGGAGTCCCGCAAAAAGGTATCAGGCCCGGAGAAGGAATTCCTCTAGGTACCCTGAGGGCAGGTGCCGCTGTGCTGGTGGAGTTTCACGTATCCATTCCTGCTGCCACAGACATCCGGCAAGTCCCGGTCGTGCAGAATCAGGGAATTGCCCAATATACATTTACTCTGCCGGATGGCCGGAATGTACGCCAGAACGCCCGGTCCAACAATGTAATCACACTGCTCTTTGCCCCTATCATTACTATATATATGACTGGCGAACCGCCAATCGTGGAACCCGGCAGCTTCGCCGAGTTCGCAATCCATGTGACCAACAGCGGTAATTATCCTGCTGATGTAACGGTCATCCGGATCGTACCGCAAGGTACCATAATTGATCCGGATGTCGTGACAATCAGTGCGGTTACCGTTCCAGGTACCCCATATAGCGGTACCGTGCCGCTGGGGACTCTGGAGCCTGGACAGACCGTTCATTTAACCTATATGGTCAAAATCAATATTGATTTCATGGGCAACGCGCTCCAGGGCAATTCAACGGCACTCTACCTGTACACAATTGACGGCCGCAGATATTCAGGCGAGGCAAGGTCCAACGGCTACCGCCTGATTATTGAAGAGATCAGTGAATAA
- a CDS encoding AraC family transcriptional regulator: MYYRQVKGVKEVPELNGSLFQQQLLEGEYSPHFFAYYYKQWNHYTMPYHQHNSTEIMYVISGSCAVDVRSVSGNEERFILKRSELIMLDANVPHRLIVDEDNVCRMLNVEFGFTDYAGVAPSLSRLAKEEESLAELLRNPFTSLVLADPEEVFHVLKALVLELDQHGKDGGSMVRLLFAELLLRLSRLRRERLQARQHPSQLYVRRAIEFLHQNYDRSIQAKEVAAAVNVHPGYLHRIFKKQTGCTLTDYLNLLRMEKAKMLLAQSEIPVADIADYVGISSRQYFHLLFKKYASMTPIEYRNSIERYSWSDITRFSDEK; this comes from the coding sequence GTGTATTACCGTCAAGTGAAGGGAGTGAAGGAAGTGCCGGAGCTTAATGGAAGCCTTTTTCAACAGCAACTGCTGGAGGGAGAATACAGTCCGCATTTTTTTGCCTACTACTATAAACAGTGGAATCATTACACCATGCCTTATCATCAGCATAACTCGACGGAAATCATGTATGTCATCTCCGGAAGCTGTGCGGTGGATGTGCGCAGCGTTTCAGGAAACGAGGAGCGGTTCATTCTTAAACGCAGTGAGTTGATTATGCTCGATGCCAATGTTCCGCATAGGCTGATTGTTGATGAGGACAATGTCTGCCGGATGCTGAATGTGGAATTCGGCTTCACAGACTATGCAGGTGTTGCGCCTTCGCTAAGCAGGCTCGCCAAGGAGGAAGAATCTCTTGCTGAACTGCTGCGGAACCCCTTCACAAGTCTGGTGCTGGCGGATCCGGAGGAAGTCTTCCATGTGCTCAAAGCCCTGGTGCTGGAGCTGGATCAGCACGGCAAGGACGGAGGCAGTATGGTCCGGCTGTTGTTTGCTGAGCTGCTGCTGCGCCTCTCCAGGCTGCGCCGGGAACGGCTGCAAGCCCGCCAGCATCCCTCACAGCTCTATGTGCGGAGAGCCATTGAATTCCTGCATCAGAACTATGACCGCAGCATCCAGGCCAAGGAGGTCGCGGCAGCTGTAAATGTGCATCCCGGATATCTGCACCGGATATTTAAGAAGCAGACGGGCTGTACCCTAACCGATTATTTGAACTTGCTGCGGATGGAGAAGGCCAAGATGCTGCTCGCGCAAAGTGAAATACCGGTTGCGGATATTGCCGATTATGTCGGCATCAGCAGCCGGCAGTATTTTCATCTACTGTTCAAAAAGTATGCCAGCATGACTCCAATCGAATACCGTAATTCCATCGAGCGATATTCCTGGAGCGACATCACCCGCTTTTCAGATGAAAAGTGA
- the yhbH gene encoding sporulation protein YhbH: MPESPGPYAFVVSKEDWSLHRKGHQDQERHQQKVREAIKDNLPDLVTEENIIMSDGKQIVKVPIRSLDEYRIIYNFRKQKHVGQGDGDSQVGDVLGRDSQSSQPGKGDKAGDQPGQDTIEAEVNLEDLEDILFQDLELPHLAPKDKEEIEVKSIVFNDIRKKGMMSNIDKKRTLLENLRRNASNGKPGIHSISPDDLRYKTWDDITVPHSNAVIIAMMDTSGSMGTFEKYCARSFFFWMTRFLRRQYEKVEIVFLAHHTEAKEVSEHDFFTRGESGGTICSSAYQKALEIIDSRYPPAKYNIYPFHFSDGDNLTSDNERCVKLIGELLKRSNMFGYGEVNQYNRSSTLMSAYRHLKQEQFMHYVIKDKKEVYQALKSFFGKREAVK; the protein is encoded by the coding sequence CTGCCAGAGTCACCCGGTCCATATGCATTTGTCGTGTCAAAAGAAGACTGGTCCCTTCACCGCAAAGGCCATCAGGATCAGGAACGTCATCAGCAGAAGGTCAGGGAAGCCATTAAGGATAATCTGCCTGACCTTGTTACCGAAGAGAACATCATCATGTCGGATGGTAAACAAATCGTCAAGGTGCCCATCCGCAGTCTGGATGAATACCGGATCATCTATAATTTCCGTAAGCAAAAGCATGTCGGGCAAGGGGACGGGGACAGTCAGGTCGGGGATGTGCTAGGCCGAGATTCACAGTCCTCCCAGCCGGGCAAAGGGGATAAAGCCGGTGACCAGCCCGGACAGGACACTATCGAAGCGGAAGTCAATCTGGAGGATCTGGAGGATATTCTGTTTCAGGATCTGGAGCTGCCGCATCTGGCGCCGAAGGATAAGGAAGAAATCGAGGTAAAATCAATCGTCTTCAACGATATCCGCAAGAAGGGCATGATGTCGAATATCGACAAGAAACGCACCCTGCTGGAGAACCTGCGGCGCAATGCGAGTAACGGAAAGCCCGGCATTCACAGCATCAGCCCAGACGATTTGCGTTATAAAACGTGGGATGATATTACGGTCCCGCATTCCAATGCCGTTATTATTGCGATGATGGACACATCAGGCAGTATGGGGACTTTTGAAAAATACTGCGCCCGCAGCTTCTTCTTCTGGATGACCCGTTTCCTGCGCCGCCAGTACGAGAAGGTCGAAATTGTCTTTCTGGCCCATCATACGGAAGCCAAGGAAGTCAGCGAGCATGATTTCTTCACCCGCGGCGAAAGCGGCGGTACTATCTGCTCATCAGCCTATCAGAAGGCGCTCGAGATTATCGACAGCCGTTATCCGCCGGCCAAATACAACATCTATCCGTTCCACTTCTCTGATGGTGATAACCTCACCTCGGATAATGAACGCTGCGTCAAGCTGATCGGAGAGCTGCTGAAGCGCAGTAACATGTTCGGGTACGGTGAAGTGAATCAGTACAACCGCAGCAGTACACTGATGTCCGCCTACCGCCACCTGAAGCAGGAGCAGTTCATGCATTACGTCATCAAGGACAAAAAGGAAGTCTACCAGGCGCTCAAGAGCTTTTTCGGAAAAAGAGAAGCAGTAAAATAA
- a CDS encoding PadR family transcriptional regulator — translation MPESKDYGALTEGVYYILLSLFTPMHGYGIMQNVKLLSNQRVDLGAGTLYGALGTLVERGWIEPLQGIQDSRKKEYKITEQGILAVQTELTRLDELLSNGKKLLGGES, via the coding sequence TTGCCCGAAAGCAAAGATTATGGAGCATTAACCGAAGGGGTCTACTACATTCTGTTGTCCCTGTTCACCCCAATGCACGGCTATGGCATCATGCAGAACGTGAAGCTGCTGAGCAATCAGCGTGTTGACCTTGGTGCAGGCACCCTATACGGGGCGCTGGGCACACTGGTAGAACGGGGCTGGATCGAGCCTCTTCAGGGTATTCAGGATTCCCGCAAGAAAGAATACAAAATTACGGAACAAGGCATTCTCGCCGTGCAGACAGAATTGACAAGGCTGGATGAACTGCTGTCCAACGGAAAAAAGCTACTGGGAGGCGAATCGTAA
- a CDS encoding DUF2812 domain-containing protein — protein sequence MSHTVRKLFFNFEKEEQWLNNMAAKGLALTEYSLARYVFEDSAKGEYIYRIELLEDGIKGAKSVEYLQFMEEAGVERVPMNKGQVSYNKWVIFRRRASEGPFIIYSDTDSKIMHYRRIHRLWISLALMELIIGFLNVGLVAMDYISIVSNINLVMGLMLIILGAAFLLFSLPVRKKINKLQSDKLIRE from the coding sequence ATGAGTCATACGGTACGGAAATTATTCTTTAACTTTGAGAAGGAAGAACAATGGCTGAATAACATGGCGGCTAAGGGACTTGCGCTTACCGAATATTCATTGGCCCGTTATGTGTTCGAAGACAGTGCCAAGGGGGAATATATTTACCGGATCGAGCTGCTTGAGGATGGGATAAAAGGGGCTAAATCAGTAGAATACCTGCAGTTTATGGAGGAAGCCGGAGTAGAACGTGTGCCAATGAACAAAGGACAAGTTTCTTACAACAAGTGGGTTATTTTTAGAAGAAGAGCATCAGAAGGACCCTTTATAATTTATTCGGATACTGACTCCAAAATAATGCATTATAGACGTATCCACCGCCTGTGGATCTCCCTCGCTCTTATGGAACTTATCATCGGCTTCCTGAATGTAGGGCTGGTGGCTATGGACTACATCAGTATTGTTTCCAATATTAATCTTGTCATGGGTCTTATGCTGATCATTCTGGGTGCGGCTTTCCTTCTCTTCAGTCTGCCTGTGCGCAAAAAAATCAACAAATTGCAGAGCGACAAGCTAATCCGGGAGTAG
- the melA gene encoding alpha-glucosidase/alpha-galactosidase: MSFKVTFIGAGSIGFTRGLLRDLLTVPEFRDIEVSFLDINSHNLQMVTELCQRDIRENEMSIQIKPTTDRREALKDAKYVFCTIRMGGLEAFATDVDIPLKYGVDQCVGDTLCAGGIMYGQRGIAEMLEICRDIREVALPDVLLLNYSNPMAMLTWACNKYGGVRTIGLCHGVQHGHQQIAEVYGLKKSEVDIVCAGINHQTWYISAKHQGKDLTAGLLAAFEQHPEFSRTEKVRIDMLRRFGYYSTESNGHLSEYVPWYRKRSAEIMDWIDLGSWINGETGGYLRVCTEGRNWFETDFPNWMKEPALEYTAGNRGEEHGSYIIEGLETGRIYRGHFNVVNHGVISNLPEDAVIEAPGYVDHNGISMPLVGELPLGPAAVCNVSISVQRLAVEAAVHGDDLLLRQAFMMDPLVGAVCSPPEIWQMVDEMLVAGEPWLPQYTAAIAEAKQRLASGNLIPTRTDNEGAARLKVKSVEEMQLDREAANKNAGESDKGKDREKVH, from the coding sequence ATGTCTTTTAAAGTTACATTTATCGGGGCGGGGAGCATCGGGTTTACCCGCGGACTGCTGCGCGACCTGCTGACAGTACCGGAATTCCGTGATATTGAAGTATCCTTCTTGGATATTAACAGCCATAATCTGCAGATGGTCACCGAGCTGTGCCAGCGGGATATTAGAGAGAATGAAATGTCTATACAGATCAAACCAACCACGGACCGCAGAGAAGCGCTGAAGGATGCCAAGTACGTATTTTGCACAATCCGCATGGGCGGACTAGAGGCTTTTGCAACAGATGTGGATATTCCGCTGAAGTATGGGGTGGATCAATGCGTAGGGGATACGCTCTGTGCAGGCGGCATTATGTACGGGCAGCGGGGGATCGCCGAGATGCTGGAAATTTGCCGGGATATCCGGGAAGTCGCTCTCCCTGATGTCCTGCTGCTTAATTACTCGAACCCGATGGCGATGTTGACCTGGGCCTGCAATAAATACGGCGGGGTCCGGACGATCGGTTTATGCCATGGTGTGCAGCACGGCCATCAACAAATTGCCGAAGTCTACGGGCTGAAGAAGTCTGAGGTAGATATTGTCTGCGCCGGGATCAATCACCAGACCTGGTACATCTCAGCGAAGCATCAGGGTAAGGACCTGACAGCAGGTCTGCTTGCGGCATTTGAGCAGCATCCGGAATTCAGCCGTACTGAAAAGGTGCGGATTGATATGCTACGCCGGTTCGGATACTACAGTACGGAATCGAACGGACATTTAAGCGAATATGTACCCTGGTATCGTAAGCGCAGCGCGGAAATTATGGACTGGATTGACCTGGGAAGCTGGATTAACGGAGAAACAGGCGGCTACCTGCGGGTGTGCACGGAAGGACGTAACTGGTTCGAGACTGATTTTCCTAACTGGATGAAGGAGCCGGCACTGGAGTATACAGCGGGGAACCGCGGGGAAGAGCATGGCTCATATATTATTGAAGGACTTGAGACTGGCCGCATCTACCGGGGGCATTTCAACGTCGTGAATCATGGCGTGATTTCCAATCTGCCGGAGGATGCGGTAATCGAAGCACCGGGTTATGTGGACCATAACGGTATCTCTATGCCGCTGGTCGGTGAACTTCCGCTCGGACCGGCTGCGGTATGTAATGTCAGCATATCTGTACAGCGACTCGCAGTCGAAGCCGCTGTGCATGGCGATGATCTGCTGCTGCGGCAGGCATTCATGATGGACCCGCTGGTCGGCGCGGTCTGTAGCCCGCCGGAAATCTGGCAGATGGTGGATGAGATGCTTGTCGCTGGAGAGCCGTGGCTGCCGCAGTATACAGCTGCCATTGCCGAAGCCAAACAGCGGCTGGCATCAGGCAACCTGATTCCTACCCGGACAGATAATGAAGGGGCGGCCAGGCTAAAGGTGAAGTCCGTGGAAGAAATGCAGCTCGACCGCGAGGCCGCGAATAAAAACGCGGGAGAATCAGATAAGGGCAAGGACCGGGAAAAGGTACACTAG